Proteins co-encoded in one Montipora capricornis isolate CH-2021 chromosome 12, ASM3666992v2, whole genome shotgun sequence genomic window:
- the LOC138027406 gene encoding uncharacterized protein, translated as MSSSLDKLVSNLPKEALIYTSQKFKGKKLDLMSQKGVYPYDFMDSFGKFNEKLPPKEKFYSILNDEDISDEDYKHAQNVWATFSLKNMGEYHDLYLKSDILLLTDVFENFRKTCLQYYKLDPCHYFTSPGLSWNAMLKMTDIKLKLMTDVDMFQFIEKGMRGGISYIANRYGKANNKYMKTYDEKAPSKYIIYLDANNLYGWAMSQYLPTGCFKWMTKNQIDKIDLAKYKEDSKKGLILEVDLAYIQKNYMICIMTTH; from the coding sequence ATGAGCTCAAGTCTTGACAAACTGGTGAGCAACCtaccaaaagaagcattaataTATACTTCTCAAAAATTTAAAGGCAAAAAGCTTGATTTAATGTCTCAAAAAGGAGTTTATCCATACGACTTCATGGATAGCTTTggtaaattcaatgaaaagctgCCACCGAAAGAAAAGTTTTACAGCATCTTAAATGATGAAGACATATCGGATGAAGATtacaaacatgctcaaaatgtatgggctaCATTCTCTCTTAAAAATATGGGTGAATACCATGACTTATACCTTAAATCGGACATACTCCTACTAACTGatgtctttgaaaacttcaggaAGACCTGTCTGCAATACTACAAACTTGATCCCTGTCATTATTTCACGTCTCCAGGGCTTTCATGGAatgctatgttaaagatgactgaCATTAAATTAAAACTTATGACTGATGttgatatgtttcaattcattgaaaaaggTATGCGTGGTGGAATAAGTTACATTGCCAACCGGTATGGAAAAgcaaataataaatacatgaaaacatatgatgaGAAGGCGCCTTCAAAGTATATTATTTATCTTGATGCTAACAATCTGTACGGTTGGGCTATGAGTCAATACCTTCCAACTGGTTGTTTCAAATGGATGACAAAAAACCAGATTGATAAGATAGACTTAGCCAAGTATAAAGAAGACAGCAAGAAAGGTTTAATACTAGAAGTAGACCTAGCATATATCCAGAAGAACTAcatgatttgcataatgactaCCCACTAG